One part of the Bacteroidia bacterium genome encodes these proteins:
- a CDS encoding SDR family oxidoreductase produces MAEKQFHNVFITGGAGYVGSVLVPKLLGKGYKVSVIDLMIYGEDVLPEHENLTKIKGDIRDKELLAKSIPGHDVVIHLACISNDPSFELNPELGKEINLDAFEPMVNIAKDAGVKRFIYASSSSVYGIKETPNVTEDMELEPLTDYSKFKAMCEDILAKYQSEDFTTVTIRPATVCGYSPRLRLDLVVNILTNLAINKGKITVFGGTQLRPNLHIEDMTDLYCYLLELPKEQVAGGIYNAGYENHPVAELADIVKEVVGPSVNIITTPTDDLRSYHVSSEKIKKELDFVPKHTIGDAVKDLKKAFDDGKIPDSLSDPKYFNVKLMQDIELE; encoded by the coding sequence ATGGCAGAAAAACAATTTCACAACGTATTCATTACCGGTGGAGCTGGTTATGTAGGCTCTGTACTCGTTCCCAAGCTTTTGGGCAAAGGGTATAAGGTGAGTGTAATTGATCTCATGATCTATGGGGAGGATGTCTTGCCGGAGCATGAGAATCTTACAAAAATCAAAGGAGACATCCGTGACAAAGAATTATTAGCCAAATCAATCCCCGGACATGATGTAGTAATTCACCTCGCTTGTATTTCCAATGATCCCAGTTTTGAATTGAATCCTGAGTTGGGAAAGGAGATCAATCTGGATGCTTTTGAGCCTATGGTCAACATTGCCAAAGATGCCGGAGTAAAGCGATTTATATATGCTTCTTCTTCTTCCGTATATGGGATTAAAGAAACGCCCAATGTGACGGAGGACATGGAATTGGAACCGCTGACGGATTACTCCAAATTCAAAGCCATGTGCGAGGATATTCTGGCGAAATATCAGTCAGAGGATTTTACGACCGTTACCATACGCCCGGCGACTGTATGTGGATACTCTCCTCGCCTTCGCCTCGATCTGGTAGTAAATATCCTCACCAATCTGGCTATCAATAAAGGAAAGATTACGGTTTTCGGGGGAACGCAGCTTAGGCCAAACTTGCATATTGAGGATATGACAGATCTTTACTGCTATCTACTCGAATTACCAAAAGAGCAAGTCGCAGGTGGGATATACAATGCAGGCTACGAAAACCATCCGGTTGCTGAACTTGCAGACATTGTAAAAGAGGTGGTCGGACCCTCTGTCAATATCATTACCACTCCGACAGATGATTTGCGCTCTTATCACGTTTCCTCTGAGAAGATCAAAAAGGAACTGGACTTTGTGCCAAAGCATACCATTGGAGATGCTGTGAAGGACCTAAAGAAAGCGTTTGATGATGGGAAAATTCCAGATTCACTTTCTGACCCTAAATACTTCAATGTAAAATTGATGCAAGACATCGAACTCGAATAA
- a CDS encoding tetratricopeptide repeat protein — protein MITYCQKLGPVILVILLLHQVAFAHGPDSEVDSLKHAYEIAPTDSAKYETAKLLMRQFFENDAQQGLTYAVMAFDLAKKLGKTDRYAFHHNTKGLFLVSLGRYQEAVDEFEQGLKTVELISKEKSKANFLSSLHGNLGLAYGHLGKLEQQQAEYMQALEIAEVHGFQSAQAIFTNNLSKLYLDLGNLPEAKIYVYKALDIIKDVDIPEAKVLPYLNLGSFFLAQNQPDSATKYFEIGLKHSEASGSLFDKGAALIQLSEHLTEQGQYEKAYSYANRAMKVAEKVGNKELLILTDLAMARVKRKMGKLQDASFCANRALGNLEGESPLNEIKIYEELEKIALEKKDFEQAHVMQKKILVLRDTLLDLDRQKYIANAENRFKLDKMRIEGLEKDRQISEQAIKQRNIVLSFSLLALFLAVIAAAFLFRNIRQKRQYHIALEKTVRQRTEKLSELNAELEQANFELKGYNRIVSHDLKAPLHNIKALLEILERENSGSEENVRNLMFINRSTDQILKLLDDISSFYNFDKSQLKKESFSLNTLMEEVSLALRPLLESQKANFSFPDLPHVHSYWTPLFLTFKNLVENGIKYNESNAPQVKIDYREEKHAHVFFVTDNGIGIPGNHFEKVFEAFKRVSPHGKYKGSGLGLSISQKMVREIEGSLLIKESSSAGTKFEIRIPRKNEMPDSTSRKAKLAH, from the coding sequence ATGATCACCTACTGCCAAAAATTAGGTCCTGTAATACTTGTCATTCTTCTTTTGCACCAGGTAGCCTTTGCCCATGGTCCCGATTCGGAAGTGGATAGTCTCAAGCATGCTTATGAGATTGCTCCTACCGATTCCGCAAAATATGAAACTGCAAAATTGCTGATGCGCCAGTTTTTTGAAAATGACGCACAGCAAGGTTTGACTTATGCAGTTATGGCTTTTGATCTCGCCAAAAAACTCGGCAAAACAGATCGATATGCTTTTCATCACAATACCAAAGGACTCTTTCTGGTTAGCCTCGGCAGGTACCAGGAAGCCGTTGATGAATTTGAGCAGGGACTAAAGACCGTCGAACTGATAAGCAAGGAAAAGAGTAAGGCCAATTTTCTCAGTAGCCTGCATGGAAATCTGGGATTGGCTTATGGACATTTAGGAAAACTGGAACAACAGCAAGCCGAGTATATGCAGGCACTGGAGATTGCAGAAGTCCATGGTTTTCAGAGTGCGCAGGCGATATTTACCAATAACCTTTCAAAACTATACCTCGACCTGGGCAATCTCCCGGAGGCAAAGATTTATGTTTATAAGGCACTGGACATCATTAAAGATGTGGATATCCCGGAAGCAAAAGTACTGCCTTATCTGAATTTGGGCTCCTTTTTCCTTGCCCAAAATCAGCCTGATTCTGCCACCAAATATTTCGAAATTGGCCTTAAACATTCCGAGGCTTCAGGTTCATTATTTGATAAAGGAGCTGCTTTGATTCAGCTTAGCGAACACCTGACCGAGCAGGGGCAATATGAAAAAGCCTATTCATATGCCAATCGAGCCATGAAAGTAGCGGAGAAAGTAGGGAATAAGGAACTCCTGATCCTGACTGATCTCGCGATGGCGCGGGTGAAGAGAAAAATGGGCAAACTCCAGGATGCTAGCTTTTGCGCAAATCGTGCCCTGGGAAATTTGGAAGGAGAATCTCCGCTAAATGAGATAAAGATCTATGAGGAACTTGAGAAAATTGCCTTAGAGAAAAAAGATTTCGAGCAGGCTCATGTTATGCAGAAAAAGATTCTGGTGCTGAGAGATACACTTCTGGACCTGGACCGGCAAAAATACATCGCCAATGCAGAGAATCGATTTAAATTAGATAAAATGCGGATTGAGGGGCTTGAGAAAGACCGGCAAATCAGTGAACAAGCGATTAAGCAAAGAAATATTGTTCTGAGTTTTTCCTTGCTAGCACTTTTCCTGGCCGTCATTGCAGCCGCTTTCCTCTTCAGAAATATCCGTCAGAAAAGACAGTATCATATTGCACTGGAAAAGACCGTTAGGCAACGCACAGAAAAGCTGAGTGAATTAAATGCGGAACTGGAACAAGCCAATTTCGAACTTAAAGGATACAACCGAATAGTCTCCCATGATCTCAAGGCTCCTTTACACAATATCAAAGCCCTCCTGGAGATTTTGGAAAGAGAGAACAGCGGATCGGAAGAGAATGTTCGGAATCTGATGTTTATCAATCGTAGTACAGATCAAATCCTGAAACTGCTGGATGATATATCTTCTTTCTACAATTTTGATAAGAGTCAATTAAAAAAGGAAAGCTTCTCCCTCAATACCTTGATGGAGGAAGTAAGCCTCGCATTAAGACCCCTCCTTGAAAGCCAGAAGGCTAATTTCTCTTTTCCTGACTTACCCCATGTTCATTCCTATTGGACTCCTTTATTCCTGACATTTAAAAACCTGGTTGAAAATGGAATTAAATACAATGAGTCAAATGCTCCCCAGGTGAAAATAGATTATCGGGAAGAAAAACATGCCCATGTTTTTTTCGTTACTGATAATGGAATCGGAATTCCCGGAAACCATTTTGAAAAAGTCTTTGAAGCTTTCAAGAGAGTTTCTCCTCATGGAAAATATAAAGGTTCTGGATTGGGATTGTCGATCTCGCAAAAAATGGTACGAGAAATAGAAGGAAGCTTGCTGATTAAAGAATCTTCTTCAGCAGGGACTAAATTTGAAATCAGAATTCCACGCAAAAATGAAATGCCGGATTCCACCAGCAGAAAAGCAAAACTCGCCCATTAA
- a CDS encoding methyltransferase domain-containing protein translates to MAYLENILDRFKEVYEKDRAKYIPKWVASWSYQDKKQTKYEGDLPQDFYEFNGAEDFRKWFHWQFSVDRPDYFKDPRLEKWQELSRSFDQRIFATHKLEFPDVKTYDAVVGRNNSQDYLLTHLYPVPDRYQINRVLDFGAGFGRQANLWTQLNDELVMVSMDAIPKSYCLQHFYYSQAEYPLYEYAEDPDNFRLDLDKKGIYHLPTWRLDLLPDNSFDMVLCVQVLPELGGKLVRHMIENFYRILKPGGALYLRDNDEAWKPANKMNLNHYLPDHGFDLEFRAHVVNKKDILGMPRIWRKKDPRVMASRVRTQKQKLRDLAWEADALSQGRLRKLYKKFF, encoded by the coding sequence ATGGCGTATTTGGAAAATATACTTGATCGCTTCAAAGAGGTTTATGAAAAAGATCGGGCAAAGTACATCCCCAAATGGGTAGCTAGTTGGTCTTACCAGGATAAGAAGCAAACCAAATACGAAGGAGATTTACCGCAGGATTTTTATGAGTTCAATGGAGCCGAGGACTTTCGGAAATGGTTTCATTGGCAATTTTCTGTAGACCGTCCGGATTATTTCAAAGATCCACGTTTGGAAAAATGGCAGGAACTCTCCCGATCATTTGATCAGAGAATATTTGCTACGCATAAGCTCGAATTTCCTGATGTGAAGACCTATGATGCAGTAGTAGGGAGAAATAATTCGCAGGATTATCTCCTTACACATCTCTATCCCGTTCCGGATAGGTATCAAATAAACAGAGTACTCGATTTTGGTGCAGGCTTTGGCCGACAAGCCAATCTCTGGACCCAACTCAATGATGAATTGGTGATGGTATCTATGGATGCTATTCCCAAATCCTATTGCCTGCAACATTTCTACTATAGCCAGGCAGAGTATCCTTTATACGAATATGCTGAAGACCCTGACAACTTCAGGCTTGACCTGGATAAGAAAGGGATATATCACCTTCCTACCTGGCGCCTGGATTTGCTGCCAGACAATTCTTTTGACATGGTGCTCTGTGTACAGGTCTTACCAGAACTTGGAGGGAAATTGGTCAGACATATGATAGAAAATTTCTATCGTATCCTGAAGCCTGGCGGTGCGCTTTACCTTAGAGATAATGACGAAGCCTGGAAGCCTGCCAATAAGATGAATCTGAATCACTATTTGCCGGATCATGGCTTTGATCTGGAATTCAGAGCACATGTGGTAAATAAGAAGGATATCCTGGGGATGCCGAGGATCTGGCGAAAAAAGGATCCAAGGGTAATGGCCAGTCGGGTTCGTACTCAAAAACAAAAATTAAGAGATCTTGCCTGGGAAGCCGATGCGCTCAGTCAGGGAAGATTGCGAAAACTCTATAAAAAATTCTTTTAG
- a CDS encoding GDP-mannose 4,6-dehydratase yields the protein MKALVTGGCGFIGSHLVDALLERGMEVQVIDNLSTGRLLNLEHQKENPLLKVNIAELANYGEVDHLFEGVDWVFHLAALADIVPSIQRPLDYHKANVDGTINVLEAARKAGVKRLVYAASSSCYGIPDNYPTPETAEIRPEYPYATTKWLGEQYVLNWHKVYNMANTALRFFNVYGPRSRTSGTYGAVFGVFLAQKLNNKPFTVVGDGTQTRDFTYVTDVAAACIAAAESEKAIGHTMNVGSGGHYSVNKLTQLLGGEVTYIPKRPGEPDCTFADTTKIRQMLDWEPKVSFEKGVGIMMEHIDYWREAPLWEPDSIAEATKDWFKYLGDK from the coding sequence ATGAAAGCACTCGTAACTGGTGGATGTGGCTTTATTGGGAGCCATTTGGTAGATGCCCTTCTTGAGAGAGGCATGGAAGTTCAGGTCATTGACAACCTTTCCACAGGCAGACTCCTCAATCTCGAACATCAAAAAGAAAACCCTTTACTGAAGGTTAATATCGCAGAGCTTGCCAATTATGGAGAAGTTGATCATCTCTTTGAAGGTGTGGACTGGGTCTTTCATTTAGCAGCTTTGGCTGATATAGTGCCTTCTATACAAAGGCCTTTGGATTATCACAAAGCCAATGTTGATGGAACCATCAATGTGCTGGAAGCTGCCAGAAAAGCCGGAGTCAAAAGACTGGTATATGCTGCCTCTTCTTCCTGCTATGGTATCCCGGATAATTATCCTACACCAGAAACTGCAGAAATTCGTCCGGAATATCCTTATGCAACCACCAAATGGTTGGGAGAACAATACGTACTCAACTGGCACAAGGTCTACAACATGGCCAATACAGCCTTACGTTTTTTCAATGTATATGGGCCACGTTCCAGAACTTCAGGCACCTATGGGGCCGTATTCGGAGTATTCCTTGCCCAAAAGCTGAATAACAAGCCTTTCACGGTAGTTGGAGACGGAACGCAGACAAGAGACTTTACCTATGTTACCGATGTAGCCGCCGCCTGTATTGCAGCTGCTGAGAGCGAAAAAGCCATTGGTCATACCATGAATGTTGGGAGCGGAGGCCATTACTCCGTCAATAAGCTGACCCAACTGCTGGGGGGAGAGGTTACGTATATCCCTAAAAGACCGGGAGAACCGGATTGTACTTTTGCGGATACCACTAAGATCCGGCAAATGCTGGACTGGGAGCCCAAAGTGAGTTTTGAGAAAGGCGTAGGGATCATGATGGAGCATATCGATTATTGGAGAGAAGCTCCACTTTGGGAGCCTGATAGTATAGCAGAAGCCACCAAAGACTGGTTTAAATACCTGGGGGATAAGTAG
- a CDS encoding polysaccharide biosynthesis C-terminal domain-containing protein, giving the protein MGIVQRQSFWNLIYTAIGVVLGAVNKLFLYTEWLSKGEFGLIELLMGAAIVGTEFSLLGAGKITTRFFPYFKDNKEKQGKFVSFVATYVLLGFLLLVGILLLGKDMVVEQYAENSPLFAAHFLYLLPFCFGYASFRVLQAFSQALLKSVVPNFAFQVAMRVYHTLIIVIYYWGWMDFDAFLLSYVFGYCIPSIIIASYLIWLGKLSFSFSLDFWGSRLAKIVIVYGLFVLLSDASVVILGKVDILMVGDILGESLAGSYGVALYMANLVTTPKRAISNIVAPLIAIRYKERNWKEIGEVYQKNSMANLLIGGLILIGIWANIDSFFELLPKHIDGRDAAVILGIGFLANIATGPSRQIIIVSRHFRFDLYLNVIMMFVAIVGNASLIPIIGLKGGALATAATLVFYNIASVVFVYVKFKVFPYTWHTLLGVGILLVVLVFGLYTPMPENQIWAIILRSASMSFIFGIIVYGLKLLPEANQLVDKYLGRKGMPS; this is encoded by the coding sequence ATGGGAATAGTCCAGCGACAAAGTTTTTGGAACCTTATCTACACCGCTATCGGGGTTGTCCTGGGAGCTGTAAATAAACTTTTCCTCTATACGGAGTGGCTGAGCAAAGGAGAGTTTGGGCTGATAGAACTCCTGATGGGAGCAGCTATCGTTGGAACGGAATTTTCCCTCCTGGGGGCGGGAAAAATTACCACCCGTTTTTTCCCCTACTTCAAAGACAATAAAGAAAAACAAGGCAAGTTTGTCAGCTTTGTAGCGACCTATGTCTTGCTAGGTTTCCTGCTTTTAGTGGGTATTCTTTTATTGGGGAAAGATATGGTCGTTGAGCAATATGCGGAGAATTCTCCCTTATTCGCTGCCCACTTTCTCTATCTACTTCCATTCTGCTTTGGCTATGCCAGTTTTCGGGTCTTACAAGCCTTTTCCCAGGCATTGCTTAAATCTGTCGTACCCAATTTCGCTTTTCAAGTAGCCATGCGGGTGTATCATACCCTGATCATAGTCATTTACTATTGGGGATGGATGGATTTTGACGCCTTTCTCCTGTCCTATGTATTTGGCTATTGTATTCCCAGTATTATCATTGCCAGCTATTTGATTTGGCTGGGGAAACTTTCCTTTAGTTTCAGCCTTGATTTCTGGGGCAGTCGATTGGCAAAAATTGTCATTGTTTATGGGCTTTTTGTCCTTTTATCTGATGCTTCGGTAGTGATTTTGGGGAAAGTGGATATCCTCATGGTGGGAGATATTCTGGGAGAAAGTCTGGCAGGCTCCTATGGGGTAGCCCTATATATGGCGAATCTGGTCACTACTCCCAAAAGAGCAATTTCGAATATAGTGGCTCCCTTGATTGCCATCAGATATAAAGAGAGGAACTGGAAAGAGATCGGAGAAGTCTATCAAAAGAACTCTATGGCAAATCTCTTGATTGGAGGATTAATATTAATTGGGATATGGGCGAATATCGATAGCTTTTTCGAGCTCTTGCCCAAACACATCGACGGAAGAGATGCTGCAGTAATTCTGGGGATTGGATTCCTGGCCAATATAGCTACCGGACCCAGCAGACAGATTATCATAGTCTCACGGCACTTCCGTTTTGACCTCTACCTCAATGTGATAATGATGTTTGTGGCTATCGTCGGGAATGCTAGCCTGATTCCGATAATTGGTTTAAAAGGCGGGGCACTGGCAACTGCAGCTACCCTTGTCTTCTACAATATTGCTTCCGTCGTTTTTGTCTATGTGAAATTTAAAGTCTTTCCGTATACCTGGCATACCCTTCTGGGAGTGGGAATCTTGCTAGTCGTATTGGTCTTCGGTTTGTATACGCCTATGCCTGAAAATCAAATTTGGGCGATTATACTACGTTCAGCTAGTATGAGCTTCATATTTGGCATCATAGTTTATGGATTGAAATTGCTGCCAGAAGCCAATCAGTTGGTCGATAAGTACCTGGGCCGGAAAGGAATGCCCTCATAA
- a CDS encoding DUF2911 domain-containing protein, giving the protein MKKFLTLALLVFASFGLQAQAEGEELKFPGVDKSVMDMAYYPQRAAFRAFAKTEEDKAAAQPVMRVVYSRPMKNGRTVFGELLKYGDMWRAGANESTELLLMKDVKVGGKTLEAGRYTIYVIPSEEEWEVHFSTDTDGWGHYAFKPEASSVASITVPTASTPSEVEAFAIMFEKSDDGAHMIMAWDKTMARVPFTF; this is encoded by the coding sequence ATGAAAAAGTTTCTAACACTCGCTTTACTGGTTTTTGCATCTTTTGGGCTTCAGGCTCAAGCTGAAGGCGAAGAATTGAAATTCCCCGGGGTAGACAAAAGTGTAATGGATATGGCTTACTATCCACAAAGAGCTGCTTTTAGAGCCTTTGCCAAAACAGAAGAAGATAAAGCCGCTGCACAGCCCGTTATGCGTGTAGTGTATTCTCGTCCTATGAAAAATGGAAGAACCGTTTTCGGAGAACTTCTGAAGTATGGCGATATGTGGAGAGCTGGTGCCAATGAGTCTACAGAATTATTGTTGATGAAAGACGTAAAAGTTGGTGGAAAAACATTGGAAGCCGGTCGTTATACCATTTATGTGATTCCTAGTGAAGAGGAATGGGAAGTTCACTTCAGCACAGATACGGATGGATGGGGACACTATGCCTTCAAACCTGAAGCTAGTTCCGTCGCCTCTATCACGGTGCCTACTGCTTCAACACCTTCTGAAGTAGAAGCATTTGCGATCATGTTTGAAAAGTCAGACGATGGTGCTCATATGATTATGGCATGGGACAAAACCATGGCACGTGTACCATTTACTTTCTAG
- a CDS encoding DegT/DnrJ/EryC1/StrS family aminotransferase, with translation MKQEIMDAVEKVMSSGWFILGPEVKAFEESFAQLCETKYAVGVADGTDALILVMKGLGLEAGDEVIVPPNSYLASASSVALAGGTPVFVDVNQHYNLDPQKIEAAITPKTKGIMAVHLTGRPADMDGINAIADKHGLWVLEDAAQAVGATYKNKSVGGLGRAAGFSLHPLKNLNAAGDAGVITTNDQKLYEWLLKARTHGHRNRDECEFWSLNSRLDALQAAILNVKLKYLPAWNKRRREIAEIYQSRIANYVWVPTDNKDEAAVYHTFIIQTEERDALKSFLEEQGVDTKIHYPVPIHLQESAAYLGAKKGDFPITEKQTDTILSLPVFPELTNDQVHYICDQIQAFFESK, from the coding sequence ATGAAGCAAGAAATCATGGATGCGGTTGAAAAGGTCATGTCCAGTGGATGGTTTATTTTGGGCCCTGAGGTAAAAGCTTTTGAAGAATCTTTTGCCCAATTATGCGAAACGAAATATGCCGTAGGAGTTGCTGATGGAACAGACGCCCTGATCCTTGTCATGAAAGGCCTTGGACTGGAAGCAGGGGATGAAGTGATCGTTCCTCCCAATTCTTATTTAGCATCTGCTTCCTCCGTAGCATTAGCGGGAGGTACACCGGTATTTGTTGATGTCAATCAACATTACAACCTTGATCCCCAAAAAATAGAAGCAGCTATCACTCCCAAAACCAAAGGGATCATGGCCGTACACCTCACTGGCAGACCAGCAGATATGGACGGAATCAATGCCATAGCTGACAAGCATGGACTCTGGGTGTTGGAAGATGCTGCTCAGGCAGTAGGTGCTACCTATAAAAACAAATCTGTCGGAGGATTGGGGAGAGCAGCAGGCTTTAGTTTGCATCCCCTGAAAAACCTGAATGCAGCAGGAGATGCTGGAGTGATCACCACCAATGATCAGAAACTCTATGAATGGCTGCTAAAAGCTCGGACGCATGGACATCGCAATCGAGATGAATGTGAATTCTGGAGCTTGAATTCAAGACTGGATGCCCTTCAGGCAGCTATTCTTAATGTTAAATTGAAATACCTTCCCGCCTGGAATAAAAGACGCAGGGAGATTGCTGAGATATATCAATCGCGGATTGCGAACTATGTCTGGGTACCTACCGATAATAAAGATGAAGCGGCTGTATACCATACTTTTATCATACAGACAGAAGAAAGAGATGCCTTGAAAAGCTTTCTTGAGGAACAAGGTGTGGATACAAAGATCCATTATCCTGTGCCCATTCACTTACAGGAATCTGCTGCCTATTTAGGGGCTAAAAAAGGAGATTTCCCCATTACAGAAAAGCAGACAGATACTATCCTGAGCCTTCCTGTCTTCCCCGAACTTACAAACGATCAGGTCCACTACATTTGTGATCAGATCCAGGCATTCTTTGAATCAAAATAG
- a CDS encoding PfkB family carbohydrate kinase, translating to MKDKIQELEQLAEIIEQLKGEGKTVMHCHGCFDLLHIGHIKHFEAAKAGGDILIVTLTPDHLVNKGPGRPAFNEQMRMEALASLEVVDYVALNKWATSIETLELLKPSFYVKGSEYRDFEKDLTGNIQKEVDAIRSVDGDIYFTDEITFSSSKLINAHFNPLGDEAQRHVNMLKGKYGADDIIGIIDGLSDAKVLVIGDTIIDEYFYVRPLGKSSKSPTLSTLYKRAEKFAGGVLAIANHLKEFAGDVHLVTCLGRENDQMEIIEPKLSAEISTKFFYREDGPTPTKRRYMTEFLNSKIFEVTYMKDSHIPQDLEKEIISYLEGIIKEYDLVMISDFGHGLISPALQDFLCKTGKFVAVNAQTNSNNFGYNYITKYRDADYISIDENEIRLPYGDKYGELESLITRLHEDTACPSITITLGQKGAVYSKDQQFNFAPAFATNVVDSVGAGDAVLSVSALCALKACPGDLLPYIGNCVGALAVQILGNERPVNRTELNKMISHMFK from the coding sequence ATGAAAGATAAAATACAGGAACTCGAGCAACTTGCAGAGATCATCGAACAATTGAAGGGTGAAGGAAAAACCGTGATGCATTGTCATGGCTGCTTCGACTTACTTCATATTGGACATATAAAACATTTTGAGGCTGCAAAAGCCGGAGGAGATATATTGATCGTTACCCTTACTCCGGATCATTTGGTGAATAAAGGTCCGGGTAGACCTGCCTTCAATGAGCAAATGAGAATGGAAGCTTTGGCTTCTCTGGAAGTGGTGGATTATGTGGCTTTGAATAAATGGGCAACTTCTATTGAAACCCTAGAACTTCTCAAGCCGAGTTTTTATGTAAAAGGTTCTGAATATAGAGACTTCGAAAAGGACCTTACCGGAAATATCCAAAAAGAGGTTGATGCGATTCGCTCTGTAGATGGAGATATCTATTTTACGGATGAAATCACCTTCTCTTCCTCGAAACTCATCAATGCTCATTTCAATCCCCTGGGAGATGAGGCCCAAAGGCATGTCAATATGCTCAAAGGCAAATACGGAGCAGATGATATCATTGGAATTATCGATGGTCTCTCTGATGCCAAAGTTCTCGTTATCGGAGATACCATCATCGATGAATATTTTTATGTCAGACCTCTGGGAAAATCCTCTAAATCGCCAACTCTTTCCACCCTCTACAAAAGAGCAGAGAAATTTGCCGGTGGAGTATTGGCCATTGCCAATCACCTGAAGGAATTTGCCGGAGATGTACATCTTGTGACCTGTCTGGGAAGAGAAAATGATCAGATGGAAATTATTGAGCCTAAATTGAGCGCTGAGATTTCCACCAAATTTTTCTATCGGGAAGATGGACCTACGCCTACCAAGCGGAGGTATATGACAGAGTTCCTCAATTCCAAGATTTTTGAGGTTACTTATATGAAGGATAGCCATATCCCTCAGGATCTCGAAAAGGAAATCATCAGTTATCTTGAAGGGATCATCAAAGAGTATGATCTGGTCATGATTTCTGACTTTGGACATGGCCTGATTTCCCCTGCTTTGCAAGACTTTTTATGTAAGACAGGAAAATTCGTAGCAGTAAATGCCCAAACCAATAGCAATAATTTCGGGTACAACTATATCACCAAGTATCGGGATGCCGATTACATTTCTATAGATGAAAATGAAATCAGACTTCCTTATGGAGATAAATATGGCGAACTGGAATCTTTGATTACGCGCTTGCATGAAGATACAGCTTGCCCCTCTATCACCATTACTCTGGGACAAAAAGGAGCCGTTTACTCCAAAGATCAGCAATTCAATTTTGCACCCGCCTTTGCGACTAATGTGGTCGATTCGGTAGGTGCGGGAGATGCTGTACTTTCGGTCAGCGCCCTTTGTGCCCTCAAAGCTTGTCCCGGAGACTTATTGCCTTATATTGGAAATTGCGTGGGAGCTTTAGCCGTTCAGATTCTAGGAAATGAGCGCCCGGTAAATCGAACTGAATTGAATAAGATGATCAGCCACATGTTTAAATAG
- a CDS encoding SIS domain-containing protein, whose protein sequence is MDIKEFSNTYFQRFQEAMEGIEASDGQEKMPYTDAMVKVQELLKVVQENKNKIMIIGNGGSAGVASHMSVDFWKNGNVRAMTFNDAPTLTCVSNDYTYEDVFQIPIRQFAVEGDVVICISSSGGSENIKRGAIAGKECGCHVITCSGFNPENPLRSMGDLNFYVPSHSYGFVETLHQLIIHSFLDAKMYCIDKRDIFMRNMEMV, encoded by the coding sequence GTGGATATAAAAGAGTTTAGTAATACCTATTTCCAACGTTTTCAGGAAGCTATGGAAGGGATTGAGGCCTCAGATGGGCAGGAGAAAATGCCCTATACCGATGCCATGGTGAAAGTGCAGGAACTTCTGAAAGTCGTGCAGGAAAATAAAAATAAGATCATGATCATTGGCAATGGAGGGAGTGCCGGAGTTGCCAGTCATATGAGTGTGGATTTCTGGAAAAATGGAAATGTACGGGCCATGACCTTCAATGATGCGCCTACCCTTACCTGTGTTTCTAATGACTACACCTATGAGGATGTCTTCCAAATTCCCATTCGTCAATTTGCAGTGGAAGGAGATGTGGTCATTTGTATCAGTAGTTCCGGAGGTTCTGAGAATATCAAAAGGGGAGCTATAGCAGGCAAAGAATGTGGATGCCATGTCATCACCTGCAGCGGCTTTAATCCTGAAAATCCCTTGCGCAGCATGGGAGATCTCAACTTCTATGTTCCTTCCCATTCTTATGGATTTGTGGAAACCCTGCATCAGCTAATTATCCATTCTTTCCTTGACGCAAAGATGTACTGCATTGACAAAAGGGATATTTTTATGCGCAACATGGAGATGGTTTAG